From Pseudonocardia autotrophica, one genomic window encodes:
- a CDS encoding site-specific tyrosine recombinase XerD: MVPSPEQVVEDYLGHLAVERGRAQNTLRSYRLDLDRYTEHLASAGRSDIAAVREADVSAFVTALRTGERPLAASSTARALAAVRGLHRFAVREGIVPADVAAAVAPPSLPSRLPKALSVDQVDQLLAGCVSDGPIGLRDRALLELLYSTGARISEIVGADLDDLDPDARTILLHGKGNKQRIVPVGRPALAAVDAYRVRARPDLATRGAGSPALLLNARGARLSRQSAWHVLRGAAEASGLEQAVVASVSPHTLRHCFATHLLSGGADVRVVQELLGHSSVATTQVYTHVTVDTLREVYATAHPRARG, encoded by the coding sequence GTGGTGCCGTCGCCGGAGCAGGTCGTCGAGGACTATCTCGGGCATCTCGCCGTCGAGCGCGGGCGGGCGCAGAACACGCTGCGCTCGTACCGGCTCGACCTGGACCGCTACACCGAGCACCTGGCGTCGGCGGGCCGGAGCGATATCGCCGCGGTGCGCGAGGCCGACGTGTCGGCGTTCGTGACGGCGCTGCGGACCGGGGAGCGGCCGCTCGCGGCGTCCTCGACGGCGCGGGCGCTGGCGGCGGTGCGCGGGCTGCACCGGTTCGCCGTCCGGGAGGGGATCGTCCCGGCCGACGTCGCGGCCGCCGTCGCACCACCGTCGCTGCCGTCCCGGCTGCCGAAGGCGCTCTCGGTGGACCAGGTCGACCAGCTCCTCGCCGGCTGCGTGTCCGACGGGCCGATCGGGCTGCGGGACCGGGCGCTGCTGGAGCTGCTCTACTCCACCGGCGCCCGGATCTCCGAGATCGTCGGCGCCGATCTCGACGACCTCGATCCCGACGCCCGAACGATCCTGTTGCACGGCAAGGGGAACAAGCAGCGGATCGTGCCGGTCGGACGGCCGGCGCTGGCCGCCGTCGACGCCTACCGGGTGCGCGCTCGTCCGGACCTGGCCACCCGCGGCGCCGGGAGCCCGGCGCTGCTGCTCAACGCCCGTGGCGCCCGACTGTCCCGGCAGAGCGCGTGGCACGTGCTGCGCGGGGCCGCCGAGGCGTCCGGGCTGGAGCAGGCGGTGGTGGCGTCGGTGTCCCCGCACACCCTGCGGCACTGCTTCGCGACGCATCTGCTCTCCGGCGGGGCGGACGTGCGCGTGGTGCAGGAGCTGCTCGGGCACTCCTCGGTCGCGACGACCCAGGTCTACACCCACGTCACGGTGGACACGCTGCGCGAGGTCTACGCCACCGCACATCCGCGCGCCCGCGGCTGA
- a CDS encoding ParA family protein, whose translation MNPTRPEPQDRHDDSADESSPTPGRGIPRTSSRAPEPAPLTVHGPARVIAVANQKGGVGKTTSTINLGAALAEYGRKVLLVDFDPQGALSVGLGVQPHQLEATVYNLLMERGVEADEVLQDTGVENMDLLPSNIDLSAAEVQLVTEVGREQALGRSLKRFLPDYDVVLIDCQPSLGLLTINALSCADEVLIPLACEFFSLRGVALLMDTIDKVTDRLNPDLRLLGVLATMFDTRTLHTKEVHDRVVEAFGEKVFDAVINRTIKFPETTVAGEPITVWAPTSSAAASYRMLAREVIAR comes from the coding sequence ATGAACCCGACGCGGCCGGAACCCCAGGACCGGCACGACGACTCGGCCGACGAGTCGTCGCCGACCCCGGGGCGAGGCATTCCCCGCACCAGCAGCCGTGCGCCGGAACCGGCGCCGCTGACCGTGCACGGCCCGGCCCGGGTGATCGCCGTGGCGAACCAGAAGGGCGGCGTCGGCAAGACGACGTCCACCATCAACCTCGGTGCCGCGCTCGCCGAGTACGGCCGCAAGGTGCTGCTCGTCGACTTCGACCCGCAGGGTGCGCTGTCGGTGGGGCTCGGTGTGCAGCCGCACCAGCTCGAGGCGACGGTCTACAACCTGCTGATGGAGCGCGGCGTCGAGGCCGACGAGGTGCTGCAGGACACCGGCGTCGAGAACATGGACCTGCTGCCGTCCAACATCGACCTGTCCGCCGCCGAGGTGCAGCTGGTCACCGAGGTCGGCCGGGAGCAGGCGCTCGGGCGGTCGCTGAAGCGGTTCCTGCCCGACTACGACGTCGTCCTCATCGACTGCCAGCCCTCGCTCGGCCTGCTCACCATCAACGCGCTGTCCTGCGCCGACGAGGTGCTGATCCCGCTGGCGTGTGAGTTCTTCTCGCTGCGCGGGGTCGCGCTGCTGATGGACACGATCGACAAGGTCACCGACCGGCTCAATCCGGACCTGCGGCTGCTCGGCGTGCTGGCGACCATGTTCGACACCCGCACGCTGCACACCAAGGAGGTGCACGACCGGGTGGTCGAGGCGTTCGGGGAGAAGGTGTTCGACGCCGTCATCAACCGGACGATCAAGTTCCCGGAGACCACCGTCGCGGGTGAGCCGATCACGGTGTGGGCGCCGACGTCGTCCGCGGCCGCGTCGTACCGGATGCTGGCCCGGGAGGTCATCGCCCGGTGA
- the scpB gene encoding SMC-Scp complex subunit ScpB — protein MPEPAQPDVPAAAAPPAVPAPDASDSPAPGDLEAPAAPAPHTPAPHTPAPHTPAPHTPPPDDRSGAPAPPEAPEPPSGAAEPEEDPDEVHPGADEPSFAELADDTELEKTLEALLLVVDTPVDEESLATTLDQTPSRIRQTLNRMSLAYTADDRGIDLRRVGGGWRFYTRDRYAPYVEKLLLDGQRARLTRAALETLAVVAYRQPVTRARVAAVRGVNCDGVLRTLLTRGLVEEAGTEEHTGGTLFRTTELFLERLGLSSVQELPPLAPLLPDIDAIDDLES, from the coding sequence CTGCCCGAGCCGGCGCAGCCCGACGTACCCGCAGCCGCGGCACCGCCCGCCGTCCCGGCACCGGATGCCTCCGACAGCCCGGCGCCCGGTGACCTCGAGGCACCGGCGGCCCCGGCCCCGCACACACCGGCCCCGCACACACCGGCCCCGCACACACCGGCCCCGCACACACCGCCGCCGGACGACCGAAGCGGCGCCCCGGCTCCGCCCGAAGCCCCGGAGCCACCTTCCGGCGCCGCCGAGCCCGAGGAGGACCCCGACGAGGTACACCCCGGTGCCGACGAGCCGTCGTTCGCCGAGCTGGCCGACGACACCGAGCTGGAGAAGACCCTCGAGGCACTGCTGCTGGTCGTCGACACCCCGGTGGACGAGGAGTCACTGGCGACCACCCTCGATCAGACCCCGTCGCGGATCCGGCAGACCCTCAACCGGATGTCGCTCGCCTACACCGCCGACGACCGCGGCATCGACCTGCGCCGGGTGGGCGGGGGCTGGCGGTTCTACACCCGCGACCGCTACGCCCCCTACGTCGAGAAGCTGCTGCTCGACGGCCAGCGTGCCCGGCTCACCCGGGCCGCGCTGGAGACCCTCGCCGTCGTCGCCTACCGGCAGCCGGTGACCCGGGCGCGGGTCGCCGCGGTCCGTGGGGTGAACTGCGACGGCGTCCTCCGGACCCTGCTCACCCGCGGTCTGGTGGAGGAGGCGGGAACCGAGGAACACACCGGAGGGACACTGTTCCGCACCACCGAACTGTTCCTGGAACGGCTCGGACTCTCCTCGGTACAGGAGCTGCCGCCGCTGGCGCCGCTGCTGCCCGACATCGACGCGATCGACGACCTGGAAAGCTAG
- a CDS encoding endonuclease domain-containing protein, with protein MDPARVLREQDGVLTAAQAGACGISAQAARRRIAAGRWSAPFPGVFHDRGHRYGPRARIRAAGLWSGGVVSGPAAAWWWGMLDAVPAVVDVTVPRSRRRRARPAVRVRRRDLDPADRVLRHGLGVTGRPLTVLETAAVLDDGAALLDRALQRWVTFDALHTAWCRMAGATGAHRARELLVAAADRAGSGAERRLVRLLRAAGIDGWVLGHRIGPYELDLAFPAIRLGVEFDGWAWHSDVVRFRNDRRKGNELANAGWTVLRVTWHDLDTAPGRVLAQIRQALRRAG; from the coding sequence ATGGATCCGGCACGGGTGCTGCGGGAACAGGACGGCGTGCTCACCGCCGCCCAGGCCGGGGCGTGCGGGATCTCGGCGCAGGCCGCCCGGCGGCGGATCGCGGCCGGGCGGTGGTCGGCGCCCTTCCCGGGCGTGTTCCACGACCGCGGGCACCGGTACGGGCCGCGGGCCCGGATACGCGCGGCCGGGCTGTGGTCCGGGGGCGTGGTGTCCGGACCGGCGGCGGCGTGGTGGTGGGGGATGCTCGACGCGGTGCCCGCGGTCGTCGACGTCACGGTGCCCCGGAGCAGACGCCGGCGGGCGCGGCCCGCGGTCCGGGTGCGGCGGCGCGATCTCGATCCCGCCGACCGGGTGCTGCGTCACGGTCTCGGGGTCACCGGCCGCCCGCTGACGGTGCTGGAGACCGCGGCCGTCCTTGACGACGGAGCGGCACTGCTCGACCGGGCCCTGCAACGATGGGTCACCTTCGATGCGCTGCACACCGCCTGGTGCCGGATGGCCGGGGCCACCGGCGCCCACCGGGCCCGGGAGCTGCTCGTCGCCGCGGCCGATCGGGCCGGGTCGGGTGCGGAACGCCGGCTGGTCCGATTGCTCCGCGCCGCCGGTATCGACGGGTGGGTGCTCGGCCACCGGATCGGCCCCTACGAGCTGGATCTCGCGTTCCCGGCGATCCGGCTCGGCGTCGAGTTCGACGGCTGGGCCTGGCACAGCGACGTCGTCCGGTTCCGCAACGACCGCCGCAAGGGCAACGAGCTCGCCAACGCCGGCTGGACGGTGCTGCGGGTGACCTGGCACGACCTGGACACCGCGCCCGGCCGGGTCCTCGCCCAGATCCGGCAGGCGCTGCGCCGGGCCGGCTGA
- a CDS encoding DUF4097 family beta strand repeat-containing protein — protein sequence MRYGVWVVGVVACLVMAGCGSSGPEQQENVDDRIDGAVSRVEIDSDAGSVRLVAGAESSVAQDLRWTGDAKPQVDHRLDGDILRITARCPGSGTDRCQAGLVVTVPAEASSRVELSAGGIEVSGLTGEQDVRTSAGGVTGTGLGPGSVTASSTAGEVDLRFAEAPPEVDAESTAGAVEIRVPIGPAYWVTAETTAGSSTVEVPDQPGADHRINARSTAGSVSVLPG from the coding sequence ATGCGATACGGAGTGTGGGTCGTCGGGGTCGTGGCGTGCCTGGTGATGGCCGGGTGCGGCAGCAGCGGACCCGAGCAGCAGGAGAACGTCGACGACCGGATCGACGGCGCCGTCTCCCGGGTCGAGATCGACTCGGATGCGGGTTCGGTGCGGCTGGTCGCCGGTGCGGAGTCCTCGGTCGCGCAGGACCTGCGCTGGACCGGGGACGCGAAGCCGCAGGTCGATCACCGGCTCGACGGCGACATCCTGCGGATCACCGCACGCTGCCCGGGCTCCGGTACCGACCGTTGCCAGGCGGGTCTGGTGGTCACCGTGCCGGCCGAGGCGTCCTCCAGGGTGGAGCTGTCCGCCGGCGGGATCGAGGTCTCCGGCCTGACCGGCGAGCAGGACGTCCGGACCAGCGCCGGTGGGGTCACCGGCACCGGTCTCGGCCCGGGTTCGGTCACCGCGTCGTCCACGGCGGGTGAGGTCGATCTCCGCTTCGCCGAGGCGCCCCCGGAGGTGGACGCGGAGTCGACGGCCGGGGCGGTGGAGATCCGGGTGCCGATCGGGCCCGCCTACTGGGTCACCGCCGAGACGACCGCGGGCAGCAGCACCGTCGAGGTCCCCGACCAGCCGGGCGCCGACCACCGCATCAACGCGCGCAGCACGGCCGGGAGCGTGTCGGTCCTGCCGGGCTGA